In Candidatus Kaelpia aquatica, one DNA window encodes the following:
- the aroF gene encoding 3-deoxy-7-phosphoheptulonate synthase: MIIVLKPNITKEEIDHLTEKIKSWGLTPMISRGVERSIIGVIGEEDILRSQPLEAFPGVEKVIPVLAPYKLVSREFKPESTVIDIKGICIGGKRIINMAGPCSIESYEQLKGIAEHAKRSGAQILRGGAFKPRTSPYSFQGLGEEGLRMLREIADNLDMAVVTEIMDVRDLDLLEKYTDIIQVGARNMQNFTLLKEIGQSRKPVLLKRGMSATVKDLLMAAEYILSGGNFQVMLCERGIRTFETATRFTLDINAISVIKQKSHLPVIVDPSHGTGKWNLVTPAAAAAIAAGADGLIVEIHTSPEDAFSDGEQSLLPEKYSKMMDLVGSVAKAVGREI; this comes from the coding sequence ATGATCATTGTTCTTAAACCGAATATCACCAAAGAGGAGATTGACCACCTAACAGAGAAGATTAAATCCTGGGGCTTAACACCGATGATATCAAGAGGCGTAGAGAGGTCTATTATAGGTGTTATAGGCGAAGAGGATATTTTGCGTAGTCAGCCATTAGAGGCATTTCCAGGTGTCGAGAAGGTTATCCCGGTTCTGGCACCATATAAGCTTGTATCTAGAGAGTTTAAACCTGAGAGTACTGTAATAGATATAAAAGGTATTTGTATTGGAGGTAAGAGAATAATAAATATGGCCGGCCCTTGTTCAATAGAGAGTTATGAGCAGTTAAAAGGTATTGCCGAACACGCCAAGAGGTCGGGTGCTCAGATTTTAAGAGGCGGAGCTTTTAAGCCCAGAACATCCCCCTATAGCTTTCAGGGTTTAGGGGAAGAGGGCTTGAGGATGTTAAGAGAGATTGCTGATAATCTCGACATGGCTGTTGTCACAGAGATTATGGATGTCAGAGATCTGGATCTTCTTGAGAAATATACAGATATTATTCAAGTTGGCGCCAGGAATATGCAGAATTTTACATTGCTTAAGGAGATTGGACAGTCTAGAAAACCTGTCCTTCTAAAGAGAGGTATGAGTGCAACTGTAAAAGATCTCTTGATGGCAGCTGAATATATACTCTCAGGAGGCAATTTTCAGGTTATGCTCTGTGAGCGAGGTATTAGAACTTTTGAGACTGCAACAAGGTTTACATTGGATATCAATGCTATTTCGGTTATAAAGCAGAAATCACATTTGCCGGTTATAGTTGACCCTTCTCATGGTACAGGTAAATGGAATCTAGTAACTCCTGCGGCAGCAGCTGCGATTGCAGCCGGAGCTGATGGATTAATAGTTGAAATTCATACTAGCCCTGAAGATGCTTTCTCTGATGGGGAGCAGTCGCTGCTTCCAGAAAAATATTCTAAGATGATGGATCTTGTTGGTTCAGTTGCCAAGGCTGTGGGCAGAGAAATATGA
- a CDS encoding prephenate dehydrogenase, whose amino-acid sequence MSREFNRVAIIGVGLIGGSLAKAIKKSGIAKEVVGYFKRESSLKKAKKLNLLDGYYRDLDQAVLGSDLIILATPVYSIIDIGKAIKGSLLEEALITDAGSTKREIVNELTKLYPKNYLGAHPLAGSEKRGVEYANSELFKNKVVILTPTEKTPIAVFRKLKLFWKSIGMKIVVLDPETHDKMLSKVSHLPHLLMCLLLESVTKDDLRFASSGFRDATRIAASDSKLWSDILLSNRKNIIKDIDDYIKMLLKYKNFIKKGSREELQSSIANAASKRRQLG is encoded by the coding sequence ATGAGTAGAGAATTTAATAGAGTAGCCATAATTGGAGTCGGCCTTATAGGGGGTTCATTGGCCAAGGCTATAAAGAAGAGCGGTATTGCTAAAGAGGTTGTAGGTTATTTCAAGAGAGAGAGTTCATTAAAAAAAGCAAAAAAGCTTAACCTGCTAGACGGTTATTACAGAGATTTAGATCAAGCTGTTTTAGGCTCAGATTTGATTATACTGGCAACACCCGTTTATAGCATAATAGATATTGGAAAAGCGATTAAAGGCTCCCTGCTGGAGGAAGCTCTTATAACGGATGCTGGGAGTACTAAAAGAGAGATAGTAAATGAGCTTACCAAGCTCTATCCTAAGAATTATCTTGGTGCTCATCCTCTTGCCGGATCAGAAAAAAGGGGAGTAGAGTATGCGAATTCGGAACTTTTCAAAAATAAAGTTGTTATCTTGACTCCTACAGAAAAGACTCCAATTGCTGTTTTTAGAAAATTAAAACTATTTTGGAAGAGCATAGGAATGAAGATAGTTGTCTTGGATCCTGAAACTCACGATAAGATGCTCTCCAAGGTAAGCCATCTTCCGCATCTCCTGATGTGTTTGCTGCTGGAAAGCGTAACTAAGGATGATTTGAGGTTTGCTTCTAGTGGTTTTCGCGATGCGACACGAATAGCAGCTTCTGATAGTAAACTTTGGAGCGATATACTTTTATCTAATAGGAAAAATATTATTAAAGATATAGATGATTATATTAAAATGTTACTTAAGTATAAAAACTTTATAAAGAAAGGCTCCAGAGAAGAGCTCCAGTCTTCTATAGCCAATGCAGCTAGCAAGAGAAGGCAGCTTGGATGA
- the cmk gene encoding (d)CMP kinase translates to MITKKVITIDGPAGSGKSTVAKLVAKRLGLNYLDTGAMYRALTWASLEAKIDLSNNSAILAIAESMDLNISYQNGKLSVYLKGKDVSDAIRLPLVNESISRISEVPEVRDIMVSKQRELAKSGAVVEGRDIGTVVFPDAEYKFYIDADFDIRVERRYKEMQAKELDLSRDDVSINLSKRDISDKNRLHGPLVKAEDAIVIDTTGMSIDDVVDKILSYLGDKNDS, encoded by the coding sequence ATGATTACCAAAAAAGTAATAACAATAGATGGTCCTGCCGGTTCTGGTAAAAGTACTGTTGCAAAATTAGTTGCTAAGAGGCTAGGTCTCAACTATCTTGATACAGGAGCAATGTATAGGGCTCTTACCTGGGCTTCTCTTGAAGCCAAAATCGATCTTTCTAATAACAGTGCTATCTTAGCTATAGCAGAGAGTATGGATTTAAATATCTCCTATCAGAATGGAAAGCTAAGTGTCTATCTAAAAGGTAAAGATGTGTCGGATGCAATAAGACTTCCTCTGGTCAATGAAAGTATATCAAGAATTTCAGAGGTTCCTGAGGTTAGAGATATCATGGTTTCTAAACAGAGAGAATTAGCTAAGAGCGGGGCGGTTGTAGAGGGGCGGGATATTGGGACAGTAGTCTTTCCTGATGCAGAGTATAAGTTTTATATCGATGCTGATTTCGATATTAGGGTAGAAAGAAGATATAAGGAGATGCAAGCAAAAGAGTTGGATCTATCTAGGGATGATGTGAGTATAAATCTATCTAAGAGAGACATCAGTGATAAGAATAGGCTCCATGGGCCTCTGGTGAAAGCAGAAGATGCAATAGTTATAGATACAACAGGAATGTCTATAGATGATGTTGTCGATAAAATACTCTCTTATCTTGGAGACAAGAATGATTCTTAA
- a CDS encoding lysophospholipid acyltransferase family protein, whose protein sequence is MILNRLLSLMGLLIAKILFLLRIEGKNNVPLRGAVIIASNHASFLDPILLGAASRRVLNFMAKEELFHLGIFSKLISNVGTLPIKRGALSKSTIKQALRFLNQGRALVVFPEGSRSRDGEIGKGESGVVWLARATEALIVPVKISGTDKALGVNSTAIRPYPVKVAFGKPLKLSDLEGEDLESMSDSLMERIKRL, encoded by the coding sequence ATGATTCTTAATAGACTCTTAAGCTTAATGGGTCTTCTTATTGCTAAGATATTGTTTTTATTACGTATTGAGGGTAAGAATAATGTTCCTCTAAGAGGAGCTGTCATAATAGCTAGTAATCATGCAAGCTTTTTGGACCCTATTTTACTGGGCGCAGCTTCGAGACGTGTGTTGAATTTTATGGCTAAAGAAGAGTTATTTCACTTGGGGATTTTTTCAAAATTGATATCAAACGTAGGTACATTACCCATTAAAAGAGGAGCTCTTTCTAAAAGCACTATAAAACAGGCTCTTAGATTTTTAAATCAAGGCAGGGCTCTTGTAGTCTTTCCTGAAGGCAGCAGGTCTAGAGATGGAGAGATTGGCAAGGGGGAGTCTGGAGTGGTCTGGCTTGCAAGAGCAACAGAGGCTCTTATAGTACCTGTAAAGATATCTGGAACAGATAAGGCTTTAGGTGTTAACAGTACTGCAATACGCCCTTACCCGGTTAAGGTTGCCTTTGGAAAGCCTTTGAAGCTCTCTGATTTAGAAGGAGAGGATTTAGAGAGTATGTCAGATAGTCTGATGGAGAGAATAAAGAGATTATGA
- the ispH gene encoding 4-hydroxy-3-methylbut-2-enyl diphosphate reductase, whose protein sequence is MNIEIVEPCGFCAGVKRAIDLAQDALRSYKSVYCLGELIHNETVVSGLKREGLIVIQDLSELEGRDLFDSAVIIRSHGAKKEVYDFLNNHDIAIVDATCTIVKKIQGLCREFSKDGCTTIIFGDKLHHEVQSLMDYCDGRVSVIASVEDVGKDIALDSSILISQSTKDEKQLLDLYEQLFKRGLPKSNFYNTICSDIKTRQKELDSLAGRVDLVLVLGSKQSANTANLFSIAKEKCSKSFLVSDLNELPEVKISESSSIAIATGASTPYNFLNSVTERIKNLYK, encoded by the coding sequence ATGAATATTGAGATTGTTGAACCTTGCGGTTTTTGCGCAGGAGTAAAGAGAGCCATAGATTTAGCTCAGGATGCACTGAGAAGCTATAAGTCAGTATATTGTTTAGGAGAGTTGATTCATAATGAGACAGTGGTCTCCGGTTTAAAGAGAGAAGGGCTTATTGTTATTCAAGATCTCTCTGAACTTGAAGGTAGAGATCTCTTTGATTCTGCGGTAATCATAAGAAGTCATGGGGCAAAAAAAGAGGTTTATGATTTTCTGAATAACCATGATATTGCTATTGTGGATGCAACATGTACTATTGTTAAGAAAATTCAGGGGCTGTGCCGAGAATTTAGTAAAGATGGCTGTACTACGATAATATTTGGAGATAAGCTTCATCATGAAGTTCAATCCTTAATGGACTATTGCGATGGGAGAGTAAGTGTTATAGCTAGCGTAGAAGATGTGGGTAAAGATATAGCTTTAGATAGCTCTATCCTTATTAGTCAGTCGACTAAAGACGAGAAGCAATTGTTAGACCTCTATGAACAGCTCTTTAAAAGAGGTTTGCCAAAATCCAATTTTTATAATACAATATGCTCCGACATAAAGACTAGACAGAAAGAGCTTGACTCTTTAGCGGGTAGAGTAGATCTGGTTTTAGTGTTAGGGAGTAAGCAGAGCGCCAATACAGCTAATCTGTTCTCTATAGCAAAAGAGAAGTGCAGTAAAAGCTTTTTGGTCTCTGACTTAAATGAACTCCCGGAAGTTAAAATAAGTGAGTCTAGCAGCATTGCTATTGCAACAGGTGCTTCAACTCCTTATAATTTTTTAAATTCTGTTACAGAGAGAATCAAAAATCTATATAAATGA
- the hisC gene encoding histidinol-phosphate transaminase translates to MDIEKLIKSTTREIRPYRPGKPIAEVKRELGLKRVYKLASNENPLGPSPKAIAAIKRASIDINRYPESGCFYLKERLAEIYGLEPDNFVIGNGSDELIALTLRTFLNPGDEVIVSKPTFLMYEFYSKMEGANLKIVPMNNFKYDLDAILDVVTDKTKIIFIANPDNPCGTYVTKNEIERFIDRLPSDVILFHDEAYYEFMQMDDYPDLFGYIKNKPVIIARTFSKVYGLAGLRIGYGIADKRVAEHINKVRDPFNVNSLAQAGALAALDDRDFVEKVVKLTKENREYLFKEFERLGLNYVRSYTNCIIVEIGDRAQDLLSYLLKNGIIVRDMSVWGLNKHIRVSVGLKHENREFVKLLEEFIKKEIKK, encoded by the coding sequence ATGGATATTGAGAAACTTATAAAAAGTACAACAAGAGAGATCAGGCCCTATAGGCCTGGTAAACCTATAGCTGAGGTAAAGAGAGAGCTTGGGCTTAAAAGGGTTTATAAGTTAGCTTCAAATGAAAACCCTTTGGGACCTTCACCTAAAGCTATAGCTGCTATAAAGAGAGCTTCGATAGATATAAATCGCTACCCTGAATCAGGATGCTTCTATCTTAAAGAACGATTGGCTGAGATCTATGGTCTTGAGCCGGATAATTTTGTAATAGGTAATGGCTCCGATGAGCTGATAGCGTTAACATTAAGAACTTTTTTGAATCCTGGAGATGAGGTTATAGTCTCTAAGCCTACATTTTTAATGTATGAGTTCTATTCTAAAATGGAAGGGGCAAATCTCAAGATAGTTCCTATGAATAATTTTAAATATGATTTAGATGCTATATTAGATGTTGTAACAGATAAAACCAAGATAATCTTTATTGCAAATCCTGATAATCCTTGTGGAACCTATGTTACAAAAAATGAGATAGAAAGATTCATAGATAGATTGCCTAGCGATGTTATCCTTTTTCACGACGAAGCTTATTATGAATTTATGCAGATGGATGATTATCCGGATCTATTTGGGTATATTAAAAATAAGCCTGTTATTATAGCTAGGACTTTTTCTAAAGTTTACGGTTTAGCCGGACTAAGGATAGGTTATGGCATAGCTGATAAAAGGGTAGCCGAGCATATAAACAAGGTTAGAGATCCTTTTAATGTTAATTCTTTGGCTCAGGCTGGAGCACTGGCCGCTTTAGACGATAGAGATTTTGTTGAAAAAGTTGTGAAGTTGACCAAGGAAAACAGAGAATATCTTTTCAAAGAGTTTGAGCGTTTGGGTTTGAATTATGTCAGGTCTTATACTAATTGTATAATTGTTGAGATTGGAGATAGGGCTCAGGATCTATTAAGTTATCTCTTGAAAAATGGAATTATAGTAAGAGATATGTCTGTCTGGGGTCTCAATAAGCATATAAGAGTGAGTGTTGGGCTTAAACATGAAAATAGAGAGTTTGTTAAACTTTTAGAGGAATTTATAAAAAAGGAGATTAAAAAATGA
- a CDS encoding 30S ribosomal protein S1, whose product MTEGKEKIDISSSEEDFRNNLDRLYEESFQQLKEGSIVKGTIIHIKNNTVLLDLHYKAEGVLSKDEFMDLSEVEVGKEAEVYVSSLENEEGLVVLSKKRADKVLGWEKINKDYKEGDTVKGKVVKKVKGGLIVNIGVEAFLPASLVDIKGIPDLDTMVGKVIDCKIVSINIKRKNVVVSRKEHLMAEMGQKKGELLSKINAGDIVEGIVKNITDYGAFIEIDVVDGLLHISDMSWGRINHPSELLAIGDKVKVKILDVDNEHQRVSLGLKQLSSDPWEDVEKKYFLSSQVKGKIINILPYGAFVELEPGIEGFIHVSDLSWTKKIRDAHELFVIGDMIEAVVLSVDLDRRRITLGIKQLEQDPWKDIESKYVLDSMVNGKVTGFNEDGAFIEIEDGVDGFISKNDLSWTRRINHAYEILKKGQKLELKIIGINNAFRQLILGLKQLKPDPWPQIEEKYRPDTVLEGEVTSVFPFGVFVQLEEDLEGLLHISEVGKESDTLQDGFNPQDKVKVVVLSIDKDKKQIRLTLKDGDKGLDSNNVLKVKEEIEVSPEDVSEEEVVIDDSESIQVEDEAKKVSEEGEVK is encoded by the coding sequence ATGACAGAAGGAAAAGAGAAAATCGATATTAGCAGTAGTGAGGAAGATTTTAGGAATAACCTTGATAGGTTATATGAAGAGAGCTTTCAGCAGCTCAAAGAGGGTTCTATTGTAAAAGGCACAATTATACACATTAAAAATAATACTGTGCTCCTGGACCTGCATTACAAGGCAGAAGGTGTTCTCTCTAAGGATGAGTTTATGGATTTATCCGAGGTTGAGGTTGGTAAAGAGGCTGAGGTGTATGTATCTAGCTTAGAGAACGAAGAAGGCTTGGTCGTGCTTTCCAAGAAGCGGGCTGATAAGGTTCTTGGATGGGAGAAGATAAATAAGGATTATAAAGAAGGCGATACTGTTAAAGGTAAAGTGGTTAAAAAAGTAAAAGGCGGCCTGATTGTAAATATCGGAGTAGAGGCTTTTCTGCCAGCATCTCTTGTAGATATCAAAGGTATTCCGGATCTGGATACTATGGTAGGTAAAGTAATCGATTGTAAGATTGTATCCATCAATATTAAGAGAAAAAACGTGGTTGTCTCTCGCAAGGAGCACTTAATGGCTGAGATGGGACAGAAGAAGGGAGAGTTATTGAGTAAGATAAATGCTGGCGATATTGTTGAGGGTATAGTCAAAAATATAACCGATTATGGGGCTTTTATAGAGATAGATGTGGTTGATGGTTTGCTCCATATATCAGATATGAGTTGGGGAAGAATCAATCATCCTTCAGAACTCTTGGCAATAGGCGATAAAGTCAAGGTTAAGATTCTGGATGTCGACAATGAGCATCAGCGTGTCTCCTTAGGGCTTAAGCAATTAAGTTCTGATCCTTGGGAAGATGTAGAGAAGAAATATTTTTTAAGCTCTCAGGTCAAGGGAAAAATAATAAACATTCTTCCTTACGGTGCTTTTGTTGAGCTTGAACCAGGGATTGAGGGTTTTATCCACGTTTCTGACCTCTCTTGGACAAAGAAGATAAGAGATGCTCATGAGCTGTTTGTTATAGGAGATATGATAGAAGCGGTAGTTCTCTCTGTTGACTTGGATAGAAGAAGGATAACTCTAGGCATAAAACAACTAGAGCAGGATCCATGGAAAGATATAGAATCTAAATATGTTCTTGATTCCATGGTCAATGGAAAAGTTACTGGTTTTAATGAGGATGGGGCTTTTATAGAGATAGAAGATGGTGTTGATGGTTTTATCTCTAAAAATGATCTATCTTGGACTAGGCGCATAAATCATGCTTATGAAATTTTGAAAAAAGGGCAGAAATTAGAGTTGAAGATTATAGGCATCAATAACGCTTTTAGGCAGCTTATTCTGGGGTTGAAACAGCTTAAGCCTGACCCTTGGCCTCAAATAGAGGAGAAATACAGACCTGATACTGTTCTTGAGGGCGAAGTGACAAGTGTATTTCCTTTTGGGGTTTTTGTACAGCTTGAGGAAGACCTAGAAGGCTTGCTTCATATTTCGGAGGTAGGTAAAGAGTCAGATACCTTACAAGATGGATTCAATCCGCAAGACAAAGTAAAGGTTGTTGTTCTATCTATCGACAAAGATAAGAAGCAGATAAGGTTGACTTTAAAAGATGGTGATAAGGGTTTAGATTCAAACAATGTTTTAAAGGTTAAAGAGGAAATAGAAGTTAGCCCTGAAGATGTTTCTGAGGAAGAGGTAGTAATTGATGATTCTGAATCTATTCAGGTTGAGGATGAAGCAAAAAAGGTTTCTGAAGAGGGAGAGGTTAAAGA